Proteins encoded in a region of the Zea mays cultivar B73 chromosome 2, Zm-B73-REFERENCE-NAM-5.0, whole genome shotgun sequence genome:
- the LOC103646140 gene encoding uncharacterized protein isoform X2: MGSNRLLSSQLLDESSSDDDEDFILSAAQIIHTVSQVRRKPGGSVPGRAYIYRDREAGHARLYQDYLADIPTYGPNLFRRRFRMHRSLFIRIMNAVEQHDDYFKQKRNTAQQQGLSCLQKVTAVFRMLTYGVAADATDEYVRIGESTALESLRRFVKVVIDVFGEEYLRAPNESDIHRLLALGDERGFPGMLGSLDCMHWRWKNCPSSLQGQFSGHHHTPTIILEAVASQDLWIWHAFFGLPGSLNDINVLHRSPLFAKLSNGESPQVNYRINNHDCSMGYYLADGIYPSWATLVKTIPEPRGNKRIYYAKAQEAARKDVERAFGVLQSRFAIVRGPARLWDEATLSNIMIACIIMHNMIIEDEERVDPDERFEHGGENVEPSHEMTTDFDEFLKNHKKIRNQETHYQLREDLVEHLWQHHPDLYP, encoded by the exons ATGGGTTCAAATAGATTGTTGTCATCACAATTACTTGATGAATCATCATCTGATGACGACGAGGATTTCATACTTTCTGCTGCGCAAATCATTCATACTGTTTCACAAGTTCGTAGAAAGCCAGGAGGCTCTGTTCCAGGTCGTGCATATATTTATCGAGATAGAGAAGCGGGACACGCGAGATTGTACCAAGATTACCTGGCTGACATTCCTACTTATGGCCCAAACTTGTTTCGGCGGAG GTTTAGGATGCATCGATCCCTGTTTATTCGCATAATGAATGCTGTTGAACAACATGATGATTACTTTAAGCAAAAAAGAAACACGGCTCAACAACAAGGTTTAAGTTGTTTGCAGAAGGTTACTGCAGTATTTCGTATGCTAACTTATGGAGTGGCAGCAGATGCTACAGATGAATATGTACGTATTGGAGAAAGTACTGCGCTGGAAAGTCTAAGAAGGTTCGTTAAAGTTGTAATTGACGTTTTTGGTGAGGAGTATTTAAGAGCACCCAATGAAAGCGATATACATCGGTTACTTGCACTTGGCGATGAAAGAGGATTTCCTGGTATGCTGGGTTCACTTGATTGCATGCATTGGAGGTGGAAGAATTGTCCATCATCTTTACAAGGTCAATTTTCGGGCCATCATCACACGCCTACTATAATTTTAGAAGCAGTTGCTTCACAAGATTTATGGATTTGGCATGCTTTTTTTGGATTACCTGGCTCTCTCAATGACATCAATGTTCTTCATCGATCTCCCCTGTTCGCAAAATTATCAAATGGAGAAAGTCCACAAGTGAATTATAGAATAAATAACCATGACTGTTCAATGGGATATTACCTTGCAGATGGCATATACCCTTCTTGGGCAACATTGGTTAAGACCATACCAGAACCACGGGGCAATAAAAGAATCTACTATGCGAAGGCACAAGAAGCGGCACGGAAGGATGTAGAACGAGCCTTTGGGGTCCTTCAATCTCGTTTTGCCATTGTTCGTGGTCCAGCTCGTTTATGGGACGAGGCGACACTAAGCAACATAATGATAGCATGTATAATTATGCACAACATGATTATTGAAGATGAGGAAAGAGTCGATCCGGATGAACGTTTTGAGCACGGAGGAGAAAATGTGGAGCCCTCCCATGAGATGACAACAGATTTTGATGAATTTCTTAAGAATCACAAGAAAATTAGGAACCAAGAAACACATTATCAACTTAGAGAAGATCTAGTTGAGCACTTGTGGCAACACCACCCAGATTTATATCCTTAA
- the LOC103646140 gene encoding uncharacterized protein isoform X1, which translates to MCRFMVMGSNRLLSSQLLDESSSDDDEDFILSAAQIIHTVSQVRRKPGGSVPGRAYIYRDREAGHARLYQDYLADIPTYGPNLFRRRFRMHRSLFIRIMNAVEQHDDYFKQKRNTAQQQGLSCLQKVTAVFRMLTYGVAADATDEYVRIGESTALESLRRFVKVVIDVFGEEYLRAPNESDIHRLLALGDERGFPGMLGSLDCMHWRWKNCPSSLQGQFSGHHHTPTIILEAVASQDLWIWHAFFGLPGSLNDINVLHRSPLFAKLSNGESPQVNYRINNHDCSMGYYLADGIYPSWATLVKTIPEPRGNKRIYYAKAQEAARKDVERAFGVLQSRFAIVRGPARLWDEATLSNIMIACIIMHNMIIEDEERVDPDERFEHGGENVEPSHEMTTDFDEFLKNHKKIRNQETHYQLREDLVEHLWQHHPDLYP; encoded by the exons ATGTGTCGTTTCATG GTGATGGGTTCAAATAGATTGTTGTCATCACAATTACTTGATGAATCATCATCTGATGACGACGAGGATTTCATACTTTCTGCTGCGCAAATCATTCATACTGTTTCACAAGTTCGTAGAAAGCCAGGAGGCTCTGTTCCAGGTCGTGCATATATTTATCGAGATAGAGAAGCGGGACACGCGAGATTGTACCAAGATTACCTGGCTGACATTCCTACTTATGGCCCAAACTTGTTTCGGCGGAG GTTTAGGATGCATCGATCCCTGTTTATTCGCATAATGAATGCTGTTGAACAACATGATGATTACTTTAAGCAAAAAAGAAACACGGCTCAACAACAAGGTTTAAGTTGTTTGCAGAAGGTTACTGCAGTATTTCGTATGCTAACTTATGGAGTGGCAGCAGATGCTACAGATGAATATGTACGTATTGGAGAAAGTACTGCGCTGGAAAGTCTAAGAAGGTTCGTTAAAGTTGTAATTGACGTTTTTGGTGAGGAGTATTTAAGAGCACCCAATGAAAGCGATATACATCGGTTACTTGCACTTGGCGATGAAAGAGGATTTCCTGGTATGCTGGGTTCACTTGATTGCATGCATTGGAGGTGGAAGAATTGTCCATCATCTTTACAAGGTCAATTTTCGGGCCATCATCACACGCCTACTATAATTTTAGAAGCAGTTGCTTCACAAGATTTATGGATTTGGCATGCTTTTTTTGGATTACCTGGCTCTCTCAATGACATCAATGTTCTTCATCGATCTCCCCTGTTCGCAAAATTATCAAATGGAGAAAGTCCACAAGTGAATTATAGAATAAATAACCATGACTGTTCAATGGGATATTACCTTGCAGATGGCATATACCCTTCTTGGGCAACATTGGTTAAGACCATACCAGAACCACGGGGCAATAAAAGAATCTACTATGCGAAGGCACAAGAAGCGGCACGGAAGGATGTAGAACGAGCCTTTGGGGTCCTTCAATCTCGTTTTGCCATTGTTCGTGGTCCAGCTCGTTTATGGGACGAGGCGACACTAAGCAACATAATGATAGCATGTATAATTATGCACAACATGATTATTGAAGATGAGGAAAGAGTCGATCCGGATGAACGTTTTGAGCACGGAGGAGAAAATGTGGAGCCCTCCCATGAGATGACAACAGATTTTGATGAATTTCTTAAGAATCACAAGAAAATTAGGAACCAAGAAACACATTATCAACTTAGAGAAGATCTAGTTGAGCACTTGTGGCAACACCACCCAGATTTATATCCTTAA